The nucleotide sequence CTTCCCCGGGAAATGCTGGGTGAGTCACGGGAAATTGAACAGACCATCCCGGAAAAATTCCTGAAAGCACCCAAGCAGGATCCTTATATACTCCAGCCGAATGATGTGCTCGGTGTTTACATTAGAAACGTCACTGGTGATGAGAAATCCATACCACCGGTCGTGCAATTACCTGATACTCGATTGCCCCCGTCTATCGGGTTTCCATTCGTCATCCGGGATGATGGAACAGTATCATTGCCATTGTCGCCAGAACCCATTAAAGTGGCTGGCTTGAGCATTGTGGAAGCGGAAAAAGAGATCAAAAGACACTACATTGAAGTCTGGCAGATTCTGAAACCGGAAAACGCCAGCGTTTCCGTGACCATACAGAAACAACGCACCAATGCAGTATATGTGCTCAGGCAGGATTCCGGTTCGGTGACGTTTGGTCAAGGTGGATTAAACAACACCAAGCGTGGTACCGGCATCGTGCTTGATCTGCAATTCAATGAAAGCGACGTCGCAACTGCCTTGTCTCGAACCGGTGGATTGCCGGGCCTCGATGCCAAGAACGAAGTGCTGATCTTCCGCGGAGCTTATCGTCCCGGGAAGGATGGTCAACTGGTCATGCCCGATCTTAAGAAGATCAAGACAGGCAAAACCGTGCTGACCAAGGATGCTGAAGGCAACACCGGGCTGGAAGTAGTTCGCATTCCGCTGCGATTGAAGCCAGGTGCCGTTGTGCCATATTTGCCAGAAGATGTACGACTGGGTGATGGCGATGCGGTCTTCATCGAAACCCGTGAAACAGAACTCTACTACACTGGCGGGTTGTTGCCTCCTGGTGAATTTACTCTCCCGCGAGATTACGACCTTGATGTTCTGGAAGCGGTGGGACAGGCACACGGTCCGCTGTTCAACGGTGCTCAGTCCGCGACTAACTTTGGCGGTACGTTCGTCGGTGGCGGTCTGGGCAGCCCCAATCCCACCTGCTTGACCATTGTTCGACAGTGGCATGAAGGCAAGAGTGTAATCATTCGCGTCGATCTCGCCAAAGCGCTGGTTGACCCCCGTGAACGCATACTTGTCAAGCCAGGCGATTTTCTGATCCTGCAGGAATCCTTTGGCGAAAGCTTTGCACGTTACATTACCCAAACCTTCAACTTCAATTACTTCAGTAGCATCCTCAATACAACTAACAGTACAGGTGGCATCAATACTTCGATTAGCTTTTCTGGTCGATCACCATAATCATTTTGAACGATCAATCGCACAGCAGGTGGCCTAGAGCTTCCTGCTGTGTTTATTTGCGCAGCTTGCTCCACCACTGGGAAACAAACCAGAACAAGTTGCGTGGGGCCTGGGGGGGATCAATCCGCAGTGGCAATCCTTGCAGAATGGCCATGCCGTTCAGTCCGCATATGCGATTTGCCCGCAGTGAATCAGTCCACTTGTAGATGATCTGAGCAGCTTCCGCCATGAGCGGCGGTCGGCGGCCCGGACTGTGACCATCCGAACCGATCACATGTACAAACCCGCGCTGCACCCACGATTTGATCGCCTGCCCGTGTCGTTTCGTCATCGGCATGGTGACATTGCCCGTCGAAAGCTGAAACAGACAGCCCAGACGAATTAGTTCTTCCGCGGTGGAATCTGAAAAAAGCAGTTCCTGAACCTGTTCCGGGTGAGCCAGAATGGGTCGTATTCCACGCTGCATCAGCCCTGCAACAATGGGTCGTAAATCGATAAAGACCGCGTGGGGTAGTTCGATCAGCATGAATTGCCCACGGTCTGCAATCGATAGATATTGCTTCTCATCGACACTCTGCAAGGTGCGTGGATGCACCATCACTTCGGCGCCAGGCATGACAGCAAGGGGCAATTTATTCTCGCGTACGGTGTCTTGCAGGAGTTTGATATGCTGACGTATCAGGTCAGGAGTCACAGCAGGATATTGTTCATTCTGATGTGCCAGCGCATGCACCGCTCCCACGCCTTGTCGGGCGAGCATTCTGCACATCTCAATGGCATCTGCCACTTGCCTGGGTCCATCATCCAGTCCAGCCAGCAGATGACAGTGCATATCGACTATCGGAATCATCAAGGCTTTCCTGTCCCGGTCCCGTTTAAACTACAAAAAAACAGCCCGTGTTGTTGAACACGGGCTGCTGGTACTGCCATGTGAGATGCTATTTCGGCTGATCGGCAGGCGATTCCATCGGCAGTCGATTGGCTGGCGTGGAATCGGAGTGAGGCATCGGAGGTGTGATTTCCGTTGCATCGCGATCCTGATAATATCCTTCGTCGCCATAACCGGCATAGTAGCGGTCGGAGTAATCGTACTTGTACTGGTAAGCCTGGGCGTAATCGTATTGACCGTAGCCATAACCATAACCATAGCCGTAGCCATAGCCATAACCGGTTGGGCCTTGCATGGATACGCCATTGACGATGATGCCGAGCGGCTTGGCGCCGAGTGACATCAGGATGTCGCGGGCACGTTCTGCAATGGGTCGGCCATTCTTGGTGACACGCATCGTCATCAATACTCCATCTACACGAGGAGCCACGACGCATGGGTCGGTAACGACCAGCAGCGGAGGCGTATCGACGATCACGTAATCATACTGTTCACGGAGTTCATCCAGCAGTTCCTTGAATCGTGGAGAGGTCAACAGTTCAGCAGGATTAGGTGGAATCGGTCCGCAAGGCAGCAAGGAAAGGCCGGGAATGACAGTAGGCTGAATGGCATCGCGGAGATCGCATTGCCCCATGATGGCTGCTGCAAATCCCTTTTCAGAAGGTACTGCAAAAACCTTGTGCAATCGCGGCCTGCGGAAGTCAGCATCGATCAGAATGGTCGATTTGCCTGACTGTGCAATTGACACTGACAAATTGCTGGAGAGCGTCGTCTTGCCATCACCCATGTTCGGACTGGTGATCTGGATAACCTTGTGCCCTTCGCCACCCGTGCTGAAGTAGAGAGCGGTACGGATGCCACGGAATACTTCTGACTTGCGTGACTTGGGACGATAGTAGGTAACCAGTGTAGGGTCGGGGCCATTGATGGCGCCTTCCAGCTTGGCTGCTTCCTCTTCGGAGATAAGAATCGGAATATGACCAACCACGGGGATGTTGAGCCTGCGGCGGATTTCTTCTGGGCTGCGGAAGCTCTTGTCCGTGAGGTCTGCCAGATAGGCCAACCCGAATCCACCTAGCAGGCCGAAAATGGAGGAAAGCACCATGATGACAAAAAGTCGAGGCTCCACCTTGGTGGCCATCGAGGGATCAGCAATGGTTTCTGCAGCGTAGTTGACTTCATCCTTGGAAACCTTGATGCTGCTCATTTGCTCGGTCAGCGTGGTGATCAACTTCAGCGTTGCTTTCTTCTTCTCTTCATAATCGTTGCTGACCACCACCAGTTTGCCGAGATCTTTGACGGCGTCACGTTCCTTGGCAATTTCGGTATCCAGGATTTTCAGAATATTGTCGTAGCGGATCAGTTCGAGTTTGAATGCATTGACCATCGATTGAATAGGAGTCTCTCGATTCTTGGACATTTCATCCTTGATGACTTCATCTTTGATCTGGTTCAGTTCCTTGGTTTGTTCGGTCAGGTGCGATTGCAATGCAGCAATCTGCAGTCTGACGTCTTTCAACTCTGGATGATTCTTCCCATATTTCGATTCGTACATTTTTTCCAGCAGATCGAGTTGAACGAGTCGGTCACTGGTATTGGTGACTGGCACGGCATGGGTATTTTCCTGACCAGGTCGCACCAGTGAACTGCCCTGGAACTGTGATAAGAGTGAACGGTTATACCCTAATTCCAATCCCTTGCTGATCGCATCCAGTCGAGATTGGACTTCGAGTTTGCGTTCCATGGTTATGACACGGGTGTTTTCCAGCATATCCAATCGGGCGTACATCGGATTCTTACCGGAGGTGGTAGTTGGAATGGCCGGGTTCTGCTCCATGAATGCAATATGATCCTTGCGGAGCTTTTCGTAATCCTGTTGAATGGTGTTTTCAGCTTTTTTAATGACGGAGATCAAATCGCTGGTCTGGTTCTGGTTATTCTCTTTGAGGTATTCTTTATAGTGCTTAATGACTGCTAGAATAATAGTCTGACAATCGTTGGCGATTGGACCTTTGAAAGAAATCTGAAGGACCGGGCTGCGTCCATTGGGATCGCGGTTATCGCGAACGACCAGTAGCCCTGACATGAGAATGTTCAGCATGTCGGAAGGACTTTTCCCCAGAAACGTTTCCAACTTCTTGATGTCAGCATCCTGAATGACATTTTTCAAGATGATCGGGGTGCGTAACAATGTAGCGTGGTAAGTCAGATAATCATCGTTCATGGAATAAGCAGCACGAGGATCATTGGCCATCAGAGGTGGCAGCTTTCGCTGCACGGACAGCAAGGCCTGTGATTGAAATACCGGATCTTTCTGGGTGTAATACAAAGCGCCAATGACCAGCGAGAGAATCAAGCCAAGAATCAGCAGCGACTTGCGCTGCCAGGCTATGCGGTAGATATTGGACTGTGAGACAGCTTCCTGCTGTTGCAACATCATGTCATGCGTCGCTTGAACAGGCGTTCCTTCCAGCAATTCAGGACGAGTCATCGTTGTCTCCTTACAGACAGACTAATTCGCTCATTCCACAGCCATCATACATTTTCTAAATGCAAATCAGAAAGAACAGGTACTTTCTGCGGTTTGACGCCAGAATGAGTCGGGACTCGTTCTGCCATCTCGGTCAACACCTGTTCCACATCTAGAATCATGGCACTGATTTGAGCCAATACCTCAGCATAAGGCCTGTGAATGGAACCTTCCAGTTCCATTCTTCCCACTACAGTCGCTTTGATGCATAAAGGCAGAGAAAATTGCCAAACTTCGTTGGATTGAATGTCCAGATCGTGAAGTTGCCAATGGCCGTGATATCCTTCGTGCCAGGCCGGGGCATTCACGTCCAGGCGTAATCCGATCAGCTTATGTTCGTAGGCCCAGGCTGTCAAACGGTTCCACAAATCCTGCCAATTCGTTGAGCCTTGCAGTTGAATGCTCATTTCCCGCACCTGGCCAGGCGTTCTGCCATTTAGCATGTTGGAAAACGTATTAGCCAGGCGTTTGCGAATGAGTGTCAATTCAACACTGCCAAACATCTTGGTGGCAATCAGTATCGCTACCACCATGCCTGCTGAAATCAGGGCATACATGCCATTTCGCAGGTAAGAAGCCAGCAATGCACCTAGCGTCGTTATAAGGCACATGGCAGCGACCATGCCCAGAATGCTGATGTTGGAAAAGCCTGAACTTGACATACGGTGGTGCAGGTGCCCGCGATCAACATCGTAGATGCTTCGACCAGTCAGTTTGCGTCGGACAATCGCTGCCAGGGTGTCGAAAATCGGGAGAATCAGGAGTGCGAGCGGAGCTGCAAGGCTTACGGTGGCTAGCTCTTTCATGGAGCTTTGAATACCGAGAATTCCAATGGTCAGACCAATGAGCATACTACCTGAATCACCCAGGAATATCTTGGCAGGTGGGAAGTTGAATCGGAGAAAACCCAACAGAGTACCGCCTAAACCAGCAGCAACACAGGCTGTGGCCCACACTTCATTGAGATATGCCACTCCCATAAAGGCAAGACTGGTGACCAAGCCGATGGTGGAAAGCAACCCATCCATGCCATCGAGCAGGTTGAGTGAATTGATAGCGCCCAGTAGCCAGAATGCAGTGAAAATGACCCCGAAGTAACCCAGTTCGATGGTCATCCCATCATATAGCGTGATACGATCCACTTTGGTTCCACTGGCAATCACGAGTGCAACAATCATTATCTGGCCAAGAAGTTTGAATCGTCCACGCAACCGGCCAAAATCATCCAGGACACCTAGTGCGCAGATTAAGCCACCGGCAATGAGAATGCCCAAATGCATGGCAAATTGTTCAGGCAGAATCTCGCCCGTGGTGCCACCCAGGAACCAGCCAACCATGATGGCTGAAAAGGTACCAAAGAGAATAATCGGGCCGCCTGCTACCGGAGTTGGCTTGGCGTGAAGTTTCCGTGTGCCATCCGGATGGTCGAGCAACCCGATACGTGTTGCAAGGCGCATTACCACCGGCGTCATGCCGATTGCAAAGAGCAATCCCACGGTGAAAAGAATCAAAAGCTGCAAGGCGAAATGCATCTAACTCCTACCCTGACAAAGGCTTACTGCGGCAATGTGTAAGCCTTCCAGTGTGTGCCTCCTCATACAGGCCTCATTTTATCCTTAAACCGCATCCCAGCCAAAGGAAATGCACATCTTTTCCTGTTCTTCACTGCACGCAGCGAAGCAGGATGTTCAGCATCGTAGTGAGGTTACGACATACTAGATTGCCACATTCTGGCCCAGGATAAAGAATCTGGGCTGCAAAAGCATTCAGGTTTCTTACGGACAGATTGCTGTGGAGTCAAACAGGCAAGCCAGGCAGTATCAAACGATAGTGCCGGTTGCTTGGATTGGTCAAACTGTGCCTGACTGTGTGTCGTCTCAGGTGGCTGTCTCGACACGTCTGGCTCAATTCTGCTTGCACCACCGAGAAACGGTATGAGTTCCTGCCAGGGGTTTCGCTGGTTGGCTGAACCGTTATTGGCCGAGGTACGATAGCAAACGACGAGTAAATCTTTAGCCCGCGTAGCTGCTACATAGAGCAATCGTTGCTTCTCTGCTGCAATGCGCGTTTGTTCCTCGCTCGCAAACAGCTGCCAATCGGAAGGATAAGCAAGCGAGGTCTTGGAATAGAGGCCAACTGTCTTCATGACATGCAGATAACCTGCAGGCTCAGCCTGTTCACGGCTCACATGCAGTTCCGGCTCACGCTCTTTGGAGTACCCGCCTTGGCTATCAACCAGAATGACAACTCGAGCTTCCAGCCCCTTGGCTTTATGCAGGTTCATGATGCGAACACCGACACCAGCCTGGCTGGGAATGAACATGCCATCCCGTCGAGGCTTGCGTTCCATCAATCGTTCCAGAGAACGCAGTACCCCCTCTACAGTTTGGTCCTCCGAGTTTTCCTGTTGAATGCAAATCAGTGCTTTAGCCAGGCAGCCAGTACCAGCTTCCTGGCTGATTAATCTTGCCCAGAGCGGGAACCCTAACTTCTGCACAGCCCGCTCTAATGCAGCAGATACAGGCATGATGCTCAAGTGCTGAGACATTTCCTGGAGTAATTGAAAGACAGGCTGGATCAAACCTGCAAATGAATGTTGTGGTTCGGGAGTGATAGACCAGCGAAACTTACCTCCACTTTGCTGAAAAGCATACAGTTGTGCATCGCTGATGCCACACAGTTCGCTGCGCAAGAGGCCAACCAATGATGCTGAATCATCAGGATCGCTGACGCTCTTCAGCAGCAGATAGAGCAATCGCAAACCGGAGAAATGATTGAGTTGCGAACCTCCAGTCACCTGGTGAGGTATTTTCCACTGCCCGAGCATATCGCCATAAACCTGCAGGCGTTCTCGTGCCATGCTCAGGATCATGAAGTCATCAGGCACAGCCTGGCTGGTCAGTCCCCGCTTGAGTTCCGATTCTGAACGCTCCAGGTGCAGATTGCCTGCACAAGCTTCCTGAATGAATCGGCAGATGGCATCCGCTTCGGCTTGAGCTACACCTTCTGTCCTGGTGCCTGCAGATTCTTCCGAAATCTCCAGGTATCGCAGGCATTGACTGAGCGGATGTGGTGATTGAATGCCAGGCAGCATTGATGAGTAATTTGCCTGCGTTCCAGGCTGGGCCTGAGAAAAAACCGTTTCAAAGGTGGAGTTGAACCACTCGACAAGAGCAGGCTGCGAGCGAAAGTTGGAAGTAAGCTCTACCGCTTCACCACCAGCAGCAAGTAACCTGTTTTTCACCTGGTCATAGACTTGCAAATCAGCCCGGCGAAAACGGTAGATAGATTGCTTCGGATCACCGACCAGCAGTAAACTGCCCGGTCTTGGTTGAACCTTTAGCCAGTGACTGACATTGCGTTGCGCTGTCAGCCAGAAAATCAATTCTGCCTGAAGCGGATCGGTATCCTGAAATTCATCAACCAGCAGGCGTTTCCATTGCTGTGCAATCTGCTTGCGTACTTGCGGATATAGGCGAACCAGTTCCACGGTGCGCAACAGCAATTCATGGAAGTTGATCAAGCCAAGCCGGCGTCGCTCTTCGCGGAAATACAGTTCTGATTGTTGAAGAAATCGGATAACAATGGGATAGCGATACGTGCGCCATTGATTGAGTAACGGGGTAATCACCTGCTCGCAAAAGAGATTCCATCGATCCCATTCCTGATCACACTGCTTGACGCCGCCCGGCCATCGACGCTTGGTCAGGCTGGCACCAGAATTAATGGGTGTAAACTCTTCCAGGTGTTTTATCACCTGGGCGGCTTCATTCCAGTTGATATTCTCAACCAGCCTGGGCAGCCTGCGATACTTCTGCATCAGTTTATCAGCAGCGTCAGCAGGCAAATTAGGCGAAAGCGACGCCATGTGTTGGTAATAACTTTCCAACTGTGTGCGAATGTTACGGATATCTGGAGGCTGTGTCTCTGCTGCCGGCCAGATTGGAATGTCACTGTATTTTTCAAACAAGAACAAACATTCTTTCAAATCCAAAGGTGCAAGACCGGCAGCCTGCAGTTCCAGCAAAATGGGGTCATTGCCGTTCAGCAACTCGTTTTCCCAGGCGAGCCACAATTCTTCCTGAATATCGCTGTCAGCATCTTCATCCAGTTCGGTGAACCCTGCAGGCAATCCAGCTTCTGCACTATACTCGCGAAGCAGCCGGGCACAGAAGCCATGAATGGTGCCGATGTAACACTGATGGATTTGTTCTAGTGCCTGTGTCAGCCTTTTTTTGATGCGCGAGTCTTCGGCTGCCTGGCAGGAAGCTTCCAACCTGATGAAGAACCGTGAACGCATTTCGCCCGCAGCTTTGCGGGTAAACGTCAAAGCGGCAATTTCATTTACTTTCGCTACACCCTGAGCCAGCATCTGCACCAATCGCTCTACTAATACCGTTGTCTTGCCTGAACCTGCAGAGGCTTCCACCAGATAATTGCGATCAAAGCTGCTGATCAACCTGTCCCGTACAGGTTGGTCTTCGGGAACCATATGCTGTGCACGTTGACTCATGATGACTTTCGGAGCACCCGTAATGGAGTTAGTATCGGGTTCTGTTGGTGTCCCTGTTTTCGGTGTGCCTGGTCGTTCACTTCGCCAACCGCACATGTTGTCTTAAATTCGCAAAGCCTGCAGGTTTCCTGCTGATCGGTAGCAAGAAAAATACCCGCCTGCATCAGTTCCAGTTCTGCATCAATTAAGGATGTGTGTTTGCGAAGTTCCGTTGCAGGCCACTGGATGCGATCTCCTTGCCCACCGTGATGGCCGGGGAAAAAGTAGCCTGCTCCCGTCACCGTTGCTTCGTTGCCAATGATTTGCCGCAACCGTTTTTCCGCTATCTCCACATAGAGCAAAGGCTGAAGCATCTGCCCACCTTTACGCAATGCTGTTCCCTGAAACTCTGCAATACGGCCTGATTTGTAATCCCAGATGTAATACTCACTCGATGGCGATGCGTTCAACAAAACGGTATCAATGCGATCAATCCGCCCCTGTATTTGAATGGTCTTGCCGGAAGGCAGCCGAAGCGAAACAGGTTCATCAGTGTCCAGTTCCGATAAGCCTGGCGGATGTTTCATGCCAATGGTGGTTTCGAAATACCGCGGAGTATATTGATCAGCCAATTGTGCTTCACCCAGCAGGAAAAAGTGAAGCGATTCGTGAAGCTGGCTGATTTCCTGGTTGCGAATGTGAGCCGAAGTCTCCGGCAGTACTTCGGCTCGACGCTGCAATGTCTTCTGGAGCAGTTGCTGAAGTAAGATTGCATCCTTCAGTCGATCAGGCTTGCGGCGTTCCTGCAGCAATTGCACATG is from Planctomycetia bacterium and encodes:
- a CDS encoding polysaccharide biosynthesis/export family protein, translating into MKWRLGKKTAMFNGMKILSAWAVVMLISGGLSGCASLSNPTANAIPVNRLPREMLGESREIEQTIPEKFLKAPKQDPYILQPNDVLGVYIRNVTGDEKSIPPVVQLPDTRLPPSIGFPFVIRDDGTVSLPLSPEPIKVAGLSIVEAEKEIKRHYIEVWQILKPENASVSVTIQKQRTNAVYVLRQDSGSVTFGQGGLNNTKRGTGIVLDLQFNESDVATALSRTGGLPGLDAKNEVLIFRGAYRPGKDGQLVMPDLKKIKTGKTVLTKDAEGNTGLEVVRIPLRLKPGAVVPYLPEDVRLGDGDAVFIETRETELYYTGGLLPPGEFTLPRDYDLDVLEAVGQAHGPLFNGAQSATNFGGTFVGGGLGSPNPTCLTIVRQWHEGKSVIIRVDLAKALVDPRERILVKPGDFLILQESFGESFARYITQTFNFNYFSSILNTTNSTGGINTSISFSGRSP
- a CDS encoding protein tyrosine phosphatase — protein: MIPIVDMHCHLLAGLDDGPRQVADAIEMCRMLARQGVGAVHALAHQNEQYPAVTPDLIRQHIKLLQDTVRENKLPLAVMPGAEVMVHPRTLQSVDEKQYLSIADRGQFMLIELPHAVFIDLRPIVAGLMQRGIRPILAHPEQVQELLFSDSTAEELIRLGCLFQLSTGNVTMPMTKRHGQAIKSWVQRGFVHVIGSDGHSPGRRPPLMAEAAQIIYKWTDSLRANRICGLNGMAILQGLPLRIDPPQAPRNLFWFVSQWWSKLRK
- a CDS encoding polysaccharide biosynthesis tyrosine autokinase, which codes for MTRPELLEGTPVQATHDMMLQQQEAVSQSNIYRIAWQRKSLLILGLILSLVIGALYYTQKDPVFQSQALLSVQRKLPPLMANDPRAAYSMNDDYLTYHATLLRTPIILKNVIQDADIKKLETFLGKSPSDMLNILMSGLLVVRDNRDPNGRSPVLQISFKGPIANDCQTIILAVIKHYKEYLKENNQNQTSDLISVIKKAENTIQQDYEKLRKDHIAFMEQNPAIPTTTSGKNPMYARLDMLENTRVITMERKLEVQSRLDAISKGLELGYNRSLLSQFQGSSLVRPGQENTHAVPVTNTSDRLVQLDLLEKMYESKYGKNHPELKDVRLQIAALQSHLTEQTKELNQIKDEVIKDEMSKNRETPIQSMVNAFKLELIRYDNILKILDTEIAKERDAVKDLGKLVVVSNDYEEKKKATLKLITTLTEQMSSIKVSKDEVNYAAETIADPSMATKVEPRLFVIMVLSSIFGLLGGFGLAYLADLTDKSFRSPEEIRRRLNIPVVGHIPILISEEEAAKLEGAINGPDPTLVTYYRPKSRKSEVFRGIRTALYFSTGGEGHKVIQITSPNMGDGKTTLSSNLSVSIAQSGKSTILIDADFRRPRLHKVFAVPSEKGFAAAIMGQCDLRDAIQPTVIPGLSLLPCGPIPPNPAELLTSPRFKELLDELREQYDYVIVDTPPLLVVTDPCVVAPRVDGVLMTMRVTKNGRPIAERARDILMSLGAKPLGIIVNGVSMQGPTGYGYGYGYGYGYGYGQYDYAQAYQYKYDYSDRYYAGYGDEGYYQDRDATEITPPMPHSDSTPANRLPMESPADQPK
- a CDS encoding undecaprenyl/decaprenyl-phosphate alpha-N-acetylglucosaminyl 1-phosphate transferase; protein product: MHFALQLLILFTVGLLFAIGMTPVVMRLATRIGLLDHPDGTRKLHAKPTPVAGGPIILFGTFSAIMVGWFLGGTTGEILPEQFAMHLGILIAGGLICALGVLDDFGRLRGRFKLLGQIMIVALVIASGTKVDRITLYDGMTIELGYFGVIFTAFWLLGAINSLNLLDGMDGLLSTIGLVTSLAFMGVAYLNEVWATACVAAGLGGTLLGFLRFNFPPAKIFLGDSGSMLIGLTIGILGIQSSMKELATVSLAAPLALLILPIFDTLAAIVRRKLTGRSIYDVDRGHLHHRMSSSGFSNISILGMVAAMCLITTLGALLASYLRNGMYALISAGMVVAILIATKMFGSVELTLIRKRLANTFSNMLNGRTPGQVREMSIQLQGSTNWQDLWNRLTAWAYEHKLIGLRLDVNAPAWHEGYHGHWQLHDLDIQSNEVWQFSLPLCIKATVVGRMELEGSIHRPYAEVLAQISAMILDVEQVLTEMAERVPTHSGVKPQKVPVLSDLHLENV
- a CDS encoding UvrD-helicase domain-containing protein, giving the protein MSQRAQHMVPEDQPVRDRLISSFDRNYLVEASAGSGKTTVLVERLVQMLAQGVAKVNEIAALTFTRKAAGEMRSRFFIRLEASCQAAEDSRIKKRLTQALEQIHQCYIGTIHGFCARLLREYSAEAGLPAGFTELDEDADSDIQEELWLAWENELLNGNDPILLELQAAGLAPLDLKECLFLFEKYSDIPIWPAAETQPPDIRNIRTQLESYYQHMASLSPNLPADAADKLMQKYRRLPRLVENINWNEAAQVIKHLEEFTPINSGASLTKRRWPGGVKQCDQEWDRWNLFCEQVITPLLNQWRTYRYPIVIRFLQQSELYFREERRRLGLINFHELLLRTVELVRLYPQVRKQIAQQWKRLLVDEFQDTDPLQAELIFWLTAQRNVSHWLKVQPRPGSLLLVGDPKQSIYRFRRADLQVYDQVKNRLLAAGGEAVELTSNFRSQPALVEWFNSTFETVFSQAQPGTQANYSSMLPGIQSPHPLSQCLRYLEISEESAGTRTEGVAQAEADAICRFIQEACAGNLHLERSESELKRGLTSQAVPDDFMILSMARERLQVYGDMLGQWKIPHQVTGGSQLNHFSGLRLLYLLLKSVSDPDDSASLVGLLRSELCGISDAQLYAFQQSGGKFRWSITPEPQHSFAGLIQPVFQLLQEMSQHLSIMPVSAALERAVQKLGFPLWARLISQEAGTGCLAKALICIQQENSEDQTVEGVLRSLERLMERKPRRDGMFIPSQAGVGVRIMNLHKAKGLEARVVILVDSQGGYSKEREPELHVSREQAEPAGYLHVMKTVGLYSKTSLAYPSDWQLFASEEQTRIAAEKQRLLYVAATRAKDLLVVCYRTSANNGSANQRNPWQELIPFLGGASRIEPDVSRQPPETTHSQAQFDQSKQPALSFDTAWLACLTPQQSVRKKPECFCSPDSLSWARMWQSSMS